In Labilibaculum sp. DW002, the genomic window AGCCTTGGTAGTTGTTTGTATGGCTTTTCCCCATATCAAACCACCAGTGCCCATAAACACAGCTCCCTCCATCATTCTTTGAATTACTTTTCTTCTTGTTGCCATAGATTTTTCTTTCATAGATATGAGATAATAGAAGTGAGATAAGAGATTTAATTAGTATCTCACCTCTCATATCAGTGTTAGGCCTTCGTTATCTTAACTGCACACTTTTTAAAGTCCGTCTCCTTAGACATCGGACAAGTCGCATCCAAACATAGTTTGTTGATGAATACTTTTTCGTCGAACCAAGGCACATAAATCAATCCTCTTGGGACACGGTTTCTACCTCTGGTCTCGATATGCGCTTTTACGCGTCCACGTCTTGATTCTACCCAAACCAAATCGCCTTCGACCAAACCTTGCTCTGATGCATCTTTCGGATGAATGTAGCACAAAGCCTCAGGTACGGCACGATACAATTCAGGTACTCTCATTGTCATGGTTCCCGAGTGCCAGTGCTCTAAGACACGACCGGTACACATCCAATAAGGATATTCTTTATTTGGAATCTCTGGTGCTTCCATATACGGACGGAAGAAGATCTTTGCTTTATTTTTCAGATCAACCTTAGGCTTCGACATGTCAGGCTTTGAGATAGATCCCTGTGGCATTTTCTTCAATGCTTTTCCGTAGAATGCAAATGGTCCAACATTAGCTTTTTTCGCATATACATCGTATTCTGAATTGAAACGCCATAGAGTTTCTTTACCATCTACAACCGGCCATTTTAAACCACGGCATTTGTGATAGGTATCAAAATCAGCCAAATCGTGACCATTTCCGATACCAAACTTACGATACTCTTCCCAAATGTATTTGTGCATAAAGAAGCCGTAACCTTCGAATGGCTTACCATCCGAACCAACTACTTTACGTTTATCTCCACCAGATTCGGTATTCATTTTTCCTTCTGCAATTGGGTCTGGCCAAGCATATTTCTTGGCATCCTCGTTTGCAAACAATACATCGTAAAGCGTATCATCAGGAGAGTACCCCATAGCTTTAGCTCCTTCCAAAACATCAGGAAGCCCATCTTTTAATCCAGGAACTTTCTGCGCTCCCCAAACTTCGCTTAATTTGAATCGTTTAGCTAATTCAACAAACTGCCAAACATCAGGCATTGCATCACCAACTGGTGTTACTTGCTGTTTCCAATGTTGGGTTCTGCGTTCTGCATTTCCATATGCTCCCCACTTTTCGTAGATCATTGCCGAAGGCAATATCAAATCGGAAACTTTAGCCGAAATACCAGGATATCCGTCAGAACAAACAATAAAGTTATCCATCTGACGAGCTGCTTTAATCCAGTGATTCGCATTGGCCGTATTCTGATAGGGGTTACATACATTAATCCATGCAAATTTAATCTTACCATCCTCAATATCGCGGTGGATTTTCATCAAGTGGCTACCCGGCTTAGGATTAATAGTTCCTTTAGGAATTTTCCAAAGCTTCTCAGAAATTTCACGATGCTTTGGAACTTTAACTAACATATCGGATGGCAAACGGTGAGAGAAAGTTCCTACCTCACGAGCTGTACCACAAGCCGATGGTTGTCCGGTTAAACTGAAAGCTCCATCACCTGGCTTCGATTGTTTTCCAAGCAATAAATGCACCATATAAGCTTGCTCATTTACCCATGACCCTCTGGTATGTTGGTTGAACCCCATGGTCCAATATGAACATACTTTTCGTCCTTTCTCTATATAAAGATCAGCCAATGCTTTTAGCTTCTTCTTGAAATCTTCAATTGACTCTTCAGAATCTCCTTTTGAAACATTTGCAACGTAATCAAGGGTATATGGCTTTAGTGCTTTCTTGAATTCTTCGTACTGAATGATCCAATGGTTCATGGCTTTATTGCGATGATTCATTTCCATAGTATCACCTTCCTTATAGCCAAGGTAAGCAAGAGATTTTCCTTCATCGGCAGATAACTTTTTAGCTACCTCGTGTCTTACTGTTTCTCTTTCTTTATCTGAAAATTTTGGATGATCAGGCGTACGCATACCGTAACCTATATCAGTAAAGCCTGTTGCAAACACGGTATATTTCTTCACGAAATCCCAATCGATCGCCTGTGGTTGATTGTATACAATTTCGTGAGCAATGTAATTCCAAATCGCAAGATCCGTATTCGGCTTGAAGATAATTTCAATATCTGCTAAATCGGAAGTACGATTGGTATAAGTGGATAAATTAACAATCTTGGTTCTTTTCGGATGACTCAATTTATTCTCAGTAATTCTCGACCAAAGAATAGGGTGCATCTCAGCCATATTGGCTCCCCAAGTAACTACGGTATCCGTGATTTCCATATCGTCGTAATTACCTGCTGGCTCATCGATACCAAAAGCCTGAATAAAGGCAACAACAGCTGATGCCATACAGTGGCGGGCATTGGGGTCGATATTATGCGAACGGAAACCTGCTTTCATTAATTTTGATGCAGCATAGCCTTCCATAATGGTATACTGCCCCGAACTGAAGATCCCAATACCAGTTGGGCCCAATTCTTTCATGGCTGATTTCATGTGCTTCTCCATTTCGTCGAAAGCACGTTCCCAGCTGATGGTTTTAAATTTTCCGTTTTTATCGAATTCACCATTTTCGTTCATACGAAGCAATGGTTTTTTCAGACGGTCGGCACCGTACATTATTTTGGCATTAAAATAGCCTTTGATACAATTCAATCCACGGTTTACAGGTGCCAATGGATCTCCTTTTACAGCAAGTATTTTATCATCTTTGGTGGCTATCATGATACCACAGCCGGTACCACAAAATCGACAAACAGCCTTGTCCCACGACCAGCCTTTTTCGGCTTCGCGAGCTTCTGCTTTAAGAGTTTCAGGAATGGCAACGCCAACTGCAGTTGCTGCTGCTATAGCTGCCGAACTCTTTAAAAAATCACGCCTTGCAAGTTTCATATATTTTAAGATATTAAGTTCAAAGAATAAGGGTTAAAAGGAGTTCTCTATGCTTCCTCTTTATTGGCTTTATTGATATTTCGTAAGCCAATTACAATAAAGAGAAGTACGAACCACACACCAAATACGGTAATGAAGAAACTTACCTTTAACCATACCGGAGCCATTTTATCAGTACTCCAAATGTGACGCCCTTCAATGGCTGATTTTCTAATAGTAGGCTCTACCATTACCATTTCCTCATTCATTTTAGCTCTACCAAAACCTTTGGAAGCTTTCACCATCACACTCAGCTTTCCCTCTTCGTCGCCAGGCATGGTCGGATCAACATCGATATAGGCAATACCTAACTCGTTGGTCTGAGATTTACCCAAAAGGTATTTCCCGAAAGTTCCCATAACATAAGCTGCAATGCTTACTTCAGGCTGTGGCTGATTTTTGGCAAAAACCTTAACAACCAATTTGTCTATATTATCATCGAAGCTCAGTTTCATGCTGTACTCAGGAATTTCAACACCTTCCATATTAGGTAAGGGCTGCTTGTAATCTTTATTAAAGCTACGGATGTAGGCTACAATATTCCATAGTTCATCATCTGCAAAAGCATCTTCGAACTTAGGCATGCTACCACGCCCCATTTTAATTTTATGGAAAAGTGCACCATCAGTTTGTAACTGAAACTGATCTGACGCAGGATCGCCCGGAGGTGGCGCCATAGGTGTAAAATCATCCTGACCTGGTGTACCGTGACAAGATGTACAAGAGTTTTCGTAAGAGATTCTTCCCTCTAAAACCATATCATCATCGAAGAGGAAAGGACTCATGTTCTCATTTTCTTTGGCAGGAACTGGCCAATCGCTTTGAGCATTCACATTTGCCACAGCCAAAAAGCAAAGGCAGAACAGAATGATCAATCTATATTGTTTAATGTTCTTCATCGTGCTATTTCTTATTGTGGTTAATTTCTTCTTTTACTTCCCAAATTGGTATAATTGGGAACAATTTGGCCAATACGGTCATAATCAGCAATACCAAAATAAAGGAAGCCACCGTTATCGCAATCTCAGGCAATGTTGGTGAATAATGTGTCCAGTTTTCAGGAACATTCTGAATAGGATAGTATGGTGTTAATTGTGTAGGAACTACAATTAAAACTCTCTTGAACCAGGCTCCTGCCAATACGATAATCGAAATTAAAGTTAAAGGCAAGGGTCTACGCATAGGTCTGAATAAAATCAGAAGGAAAGGAATGACCAATCCACCCAATTGTACCAGCCAGAACATAACCGATTCGTGTCCATACAACATTTCGTGTACGTGCTTGGCGTCGGCAGTATTGGCTTTATAACCCGGAACGATAATTTCATTGATATTGAAATACACATAAACCAAGGCAACCAGTACCAGTAATCTACCCATACGATCGAAATGATCAACAGTAATGTAATCTTTCAATTTGTAATTTTTCTGAAAGAAATACATAGCGATGATAACCGCAGCACAACCGGCAACAAAGGCTCCTGATACAAAGTAAGGACCGAATATTGGCGAATCCCAACCTGAACGAAGGGTCATGGCAAACAGCCAGGAAGTAACGGTGTGAATAGATAAGGCAATTGGAATAATCAGGATTAATAAGATACGCGTGTAGTTGTGCATGATCTTAAATTGCTTTGCTTTTCCACTCCAGCCAAGGGCTAGGAATTTGTACATTTTCTGCTGCCATTTGGGTACATTTTTAAGCTTATCGCGACAAAGTGCAATATCGGGTAACATCGGAATGTAAAGCAACAACACACTAATGGCAACATAGGTAACCACTACGGCTATATCCCAAACAATTGGTGATTGCACTCTTCCGTGCATAAATACATTTAGAAGACGATCGGGACGTCCCATATCGGTAATGATAATTAGGCCTGCTACCATAGCAAAAGCTACAGCAACCAATTCTGCAATTCGTGCAAGAGGTTTGACCCAACTCACATTCATCAGTCCTAAAACCGATGAAATTAGCATACCTATTAAAGAGGTCGCAACAAAAAAGACAAAGTTGGAAATATAGATTCCCCAGGAAACATAGTCGTGAAGGCCTGTTACACCAAGTCCGTTTTGTAATTGTTGATAGTAGTAGTACAAACAAATTATGAGTGATACTGCAAG contains:
- the nrfD gene encoding NrfD/PsrC family molybdoenzyme membrane anchor subunit; this translates as MNETITKELSESQIDQDLLKNVNWGGKFKLWLAFLAVSLIICLYYYYQQLQNGLGVTGLHDYVSWGIYISNFVFFVATSLIGMLISSVLGLMNVSWVKPLARIAELVAVAFAMVAGLIIITDMGRPDRLLNVFMHGRVQSPIVWDIAVVVTYVAISVLLLYIPMLPDIALCRDKLKNVPKWQQKMYKFLALGWSGKAKQFKIMHNYTRILLILIIPIALSIHTVTSWLFAMTLRSGWDSPIFGPYFVSGAFVAGCAAVIIAMYFFQKNYKLKDYITVDHFDRMGRLLVLVALVYVYFNINEIIVPGYKANTADAKHVHEMLYGHESVMFWLVQLGGLVIPFLLILFRPMRRPLPLTLISIIVLAGAWFKRVLIVVPTQLTPYYPIQNVPENWTHYSPTLPEIAITVASFILVLLIMTVLAKLFPIIPIWEVKEEINHNKK
- a CDS encoding c-type cytochrome; protein product: MKNIKQYRLIILFCLCFLAVANVNAQSDWPVPAKENENMSPFLFDDDMVLEGRISYENSCTSCHGTPGQDDFTPMAPPPGDPASDQFQLQTDGALFHKIKMGRGSMPKFEDAFADDELWNIVAYIRSFNKDYKQPLPNMEGVEIPEYSMKLSFDDNIDKLVVKVFAKNQPQPEVSIAAYVMGTFGKYLLGKSQTNELGIAYIDVDPTMPGDEEGKLSVMVKASKGFGRAKMNEEMVMVEPTIRKSAIEGRHIWSTDKMAPVWLKVSFFITVFGVWFVLLFIVIGLRNINKANKEEA
- the napA gene encoding nitrate reductase catalytic subunit NapA, with amino-acid sequence MKLARRDFLKSSAAIAAATAVGVAIPETLKAEAREAEKGWSWDKAVCRFCGTGCGIMIATKDDKILAVKGDPLAPVNRGLNCIKGYFNAKIMYGADRLKKPLLRMNENGEFDKNGKFKTISWERAFDEMEKHMKSAMKELGPTGIGIFSSGQYTIMEGYAASKLMKAGFRSHNIDPNARHCMASAVVAFIQAFGIDEPAGNYDDMEITDTVVTWGANMAEMHPILWSRITENKLSHPKRTKIVNLSTYTNRTSDLADIEIIFKPNTDLAIWNYIAHEIVYNQPQAIDWDFVKKYTVFATGFTDIGYGMRTPDHPKFSDKERETVRHEVAKKLSADEGKSLAYLGYKEGDTMEMNHRNKAMNHWIIQYEEFKKALKPYTLDYVANVSKGDSEESIEDFKKKLKALADLYIEKGRKVCSYWTMGFNQHTRGSWVNEQAYMVHLLLGKQSKPGDGAFSLTGQPSACGTAREVGTFSHRLPSDMLVKVPKHREISEKLWKIPKGTINPKPGSHLMKIHRDIEDGKIKFAWINVCNPYQNTANANHWIKAARQMDNFIVCSDGYPGISAKVSDLILPSAMIYEKWGAYGNAERRTQHWKQQVTPVGDAMPDVWQFVELAKRFKLSEVWGAQKVPGLKDGLPDVLEGAKAMGYSPDDTLYDVLFANEDAKKYAWPDPIAEGKMNTESGGDKRKVVGSDGKPFEGYGFFMHKYIWEEYRKFGIGNGHDLADFDTYHKCRGLKWPVVDGKETLWRFNSEYDVYAKKANVGPFAFYGKALKKMPQGSISKPDMSKPKVDLKNKAKIFFRPYMEAPEIPNKEYPYWMCTGRVLEHWHSGTMTMRVPELYRAVPEALCYIHPKDASEQGLVEGDLVWVESRRGRVKAHIETRGRNRVPRGLIYVPWFDEKVFINKLCLDATCPMSKETDFKKCAVKITKA